The following proteins come from a genomic window of Gadus morhua chromosome 11, gadMor3.0, whole genome shotgun sequence:
- the sh3bp5la gene encoding SH3-binding domain protein 5-like, a, producing MEPGGLRESPAGSGASEPGEWSEEVRGGEAEVKTGLGEGEATEESDFKQKEQTPIHYEEELDPRIQDELEQLNEASAEINKLELQLDEARSGYRRILTESARKLNAHSSQLGGAIEKARPYYEARRLAKEAQQETQKAALSYERAVSMHSAAREMVYVAEQGLMADGKNTLDPTWQEMLNHATSKVNEAEEERLRSEREHLGVTHACQLAEARVQSLQKSLKRAIVKSRPYFELKTQFNYILEEHKGRVLQLEHSVSKVKSQYSVALNNLEKISEQIHAQRGRGVAVGGPITACGGRSSPVGAEADGGGGGAGGGSDLLAACREREEERARERAGSDSASVFSLQTIVSDLGKVDSVEHLGEMSDGGSMTDGGSAAGDADREEAPSRTLAKQRQQHFSKQHHRSFSL from the exons ATGGAGCCCGGGGGTTTGCGGGAGAGTCCGGCCGGGTCCGGAGCCTCAGAGCCCGGGGAGTGGAGCGAAGAGGTCCGTGGCGGGGAGGCGGAGGTGAAGACGGGTCTGGGAGAGGGTGAAGCGACCGAAGAGAGTGATTTTAAACAGAAAGAACAAACACCGATTCATTACGAAGAAGAGCTGGACCCTCGGATTCAA GATGAGTTGGAGCAGTTGAACGAAGCCAGTGCAGAAATCAATAAACTAGAACTACAACTAGAT gagGCGCGGTCCGGCTACAGGAGGATCCTGACAGAGTCGGCCAGGAAGCTCAATGCGCACAGCTCCCAGCTGGGTGGAGCCATCGAGAAGGCAAGGCCATACTACGAGGCGCGTCGCCTGGCCAAGGAG GCGCAGCAGGAGACCCAGAAGGCGGCCCTGAGCTACGAGCGGGCTGTCTCCATGCACTCTGCGGCCAGGGAGATGGTCTACGTGGCGGAGCAGGGGCTGATGGCCGACGGCAAGAACACCCTGGACCCGACGTGGCAGGAGATGCTCAACCACGCTACCTCCAAG GTGaatgaggcagaggaggagcgtCTGCGTAGTGAGAGGGAGCACCTTGGGGTGACCCACGCCTGCCAGCTGGCCGAGGCTCGCGTCCAGAGCCTCCAGAAGTCCCTGAAGAGGGCCATCGTCAAGTCCAGGCCCTACTTTGAACTGAAGACCCAGTTCAACTACATCCTGGAG GAGCACAAGGGTCGTGTCCTGCAGCTGGAGCACAGCGTGTCAAAGGTCAAGTCCCAGTACTCTGTCGCCCTGAACAACCTGGAGAAAATCAGCGAGCAGATCCACGcccagagggggcggggcgtcGCCGTGGGAGGGCCAATCACTGCCTGCGGGGGGCGGAGCTCCCCCGTCGGAGCGGAGGCtgacgggggcgggggcggggccgggggcgggagCGACCTGCTGGCGGCCTGCAGGGAGCgcgaggaggagcgggcgaggGAGCGGGCGGGGTCGGACTCTGCGTCGGTGTTCAGCCTCCAGACCATCGTGTCGGACCTGGGGAAGGTGGACTCTGTGGAGCACCTGGGAGAGATGAGCGACGGCGGGAGCATGACCGACGGAGGCAGCGCGGCCGGGGACGCCGACAGAGAGGAGGCCCCGAGCCGAACGCTCGCCAAACAACGGCAGCAGCACTTCTCCAAACAGcaccaccgcagcttcagcctGTAG